A section of the Streptomyces sp. SLBN-118 genome encodes:
- the mtrB gene encoding MtrAB system histidine kinase MtrB has protein sequence MSQGSVAPKPGEPGVRTGRAAGPGNEPSRFGRLFQGGRLSAGSAPGGPVLRLLMRWVRRPLLPAVRLWRRNIQLRVVASTLLMSLGVVVLLGFVVIGQVRNGLLDAKDKAAQSQAAGGFAVAREKANLLNGPGSGRNGAVADGRTAGSSWRSDLVQQLSSGGQGAFHVVALSADSEDAGRGPRTSGSVAFESIPEGLRNAVDQGTGTYETYMQIKYNNEHEPEPGLVVGTRLNDIEGNPYELYYLFPLAQEEQSLNLVRGTLATAGLFVVVLLGAIAWLVVRQIVTPVRMAAGIAERLSAGRLQERMKVTGEDDIARLGEAFNKMAQNLQLKIQQLEELSRMQRRFVSDVSHELRTPLTTVRMAADVIHEARADFDPVTARSAELLGDQLDRFESLLSDLLEISRFDAGAAALEAEPIDLREVVRRVIGGAEPLAERKGTRIRVIGDEQPVVAEADARRVERVLRNLVVNAVEHGEGRDVVVRMAVAGGAVAVAVRDYGVGLKPGEATRVFSRFWRADPARARTTGGTGLGLSIAVEDARLHGGWLQAWGEPGGGSQFRLTLPRTADEPLRGSPIPLEPEDSRQNRERADSAVPEMNGHRLAAVPTQPATDRSVLPVPPRAPVPPPTSPAGVDPAALPGNGARVVARPLGERRGDSAAQVSSDREDTTRGR, from the coding sequence ATGTCCCAAGGCAGCGTTGCTCCGAAGCCCGGCGAGCCGGGAGTCCGTACGGGGCGGGCTGCCGGACCGGGGAATGAGCCCTCGCGATTCGGCCGTCTGTTCCAGGGGGGACGGCTGTCCGCCGGCAGTGCGCCGGGGGGCCCGGTTCTTCGGCTCCTGATGCGCTGGGTGCGCCGTCCGCTGCTGCCCGCTGTGCGGCTGTGGCGGCGGAACATCCAGCTCAGGGTGGTTGCGAGCACGCTGCTGATGTCGCTCGGCGTGGTGGTGCTGCTGGGCTTCGTCGTGATCGGACAGGTGCGCAACGGTCTGCTCGACGCCAAGGACAAGGCTGCCCAGAGCCAGGCGGCCGGCGGCTTCGCCGTGGCGCGCGAGAAGGCGAACCTTCTCAACGGTCCGGGAAGCGGGCGCAACGGCGCCGTCGCGGACGGCAGGACCGCGGGCAGTTCCTGGCGGTCAGATCTGGTGCAGCAGCTCTCCAGCGGCGGGCAGGGCGCGTTCCACGTGGTGGCGCTCAGTGCCGACTCCGAGGATGCGGGCCGCGGGCCTCGGACCTCGGGGAGCGTGGCCTTCGAGAGCATTCCCGAGGGCCTGAGGAACGCGGTCGACCAGGGGACCGGCACGTACGAGACGTACATGCAGATCAAGTACAACAACGAGCACGAGCCAGAGCCCGGACTGGTCGTCGGTACGCGACTGAACGACATCGAGGGCAATCCGTACGAGCTGTACTACCTCTTCCCGCTGGCGCAGGAGGAGCAGTCGCTCAACCTGGTCAGAGGAACCCTCGCCACGGCCGGGCTGTTCGTCGTCGTCCTGCTGGGAGCGATCGCCTGGCTTGTGGTGCGGCAGATCGTGACACCTGTGCGGATGGCTGCGGGAATCGCCGAGCGGCTTTCCGCAGGCCGTCTCCAGGAGCGGATGAAGGTCACCGGCGAGGACGACATCGCCCGTCTCGGCGAGGCCTTCAACAAGATGGCGCAGAACCTCCAGCTCAAGATCCAGCAGCTGGAGGAGCTCTCCCGGATGCAGCGGCGCTTCGTCTCGGATGTGTCGCACGAGCTGCGTACGCCACTGACGACCGTGCGGATGGCAGCCGATGTCATTCACGAGGCGCGGGCGGACTTCGATCCGGTGACGGCGCGCTCGGCGGAGCTTCTCGGGGACCAGCTCGACCGTTTCGAGTCGCTGCTCTCCGATCTGCTGGAGATCAGCCGCTTCGACGCGGGCGCGGCGGCGCTGGAGGCCGAGCCGATAGATCTGCGCGAGGTGGTGCGGCGGGTGATCGGCGGCGCCGAGCCGCTGGCCGAGCGCAAGGGCACCCGGATACGCGTGATCGGCGACGAGCAGCCGGTGGTGGCCGAGGCCGATGCCAGGCGTGTGGAGCGTGTGCTGCGGAACCTGGTCGTCAACGCCGTGGAGCACGGTGAGGGCAGGGACGTGGTGGTGCGGATGGCGGTCGCAGGAGGGGCCGTTGCTGTCGCGGTGCGTGACTACGGAGTGGGGCTGAAGCCGGGGGAGGCGACCCGGGTCTTCAGCCGCTTCTGGCGGGCCGATCCGGCGCGGGCCCGTACGACTGGCGGCACCGGTCTCGGTCTGTCCATCGCGGTCGAGGACGCCCGGCTGCACGGCGGCTGGCTGCAGGCGTGGGGCGAGCCCGGTGGGGGCTCGCAGTTCCGGCTGACCCTGCCGCGTACGGCGGACGAGCCGCTGCGCGGTTCGCCGATACCCCTCGAGCCGGAGGATTCGCGGCAGAACCGCGAGCGCGCCGACTCCGCCGTCCCGGAGATGAACGGACACCGGCTGGCGGCCGTACCCACGCAGCCGGCGACCGACCGCTCGGTCCTGCCCGTGCCGCCGCGTGCTCCGGTGCCGCCCCCCACGAGCCCGGCGGGTGTGGACCCGGCGGCTCTGCCGGGCAACGGCGCCCGCGTGGTGGCACGACCGCTGGGGGAGCGGCGTGGCGACTCGGCAGCACAGGTTTCTTCGGACCGGGAGGACACGACTCGTGGGCGCTGA
- a CDS encoding ComF family protein, which produces MRGWWREISGLVLPVACGGCGTPRTPLCEECAWALYGSLARRARPVPEPPGLPVVHAAAPYADAVRALLLAHKERGMLGLARPLGVALAGAVRGSASSTGRGTGPLLLVPVPSARRAVRARGHDAVRRMALAAAGELRRTGTEARVLPVLRQRRDVADQAGLTARMRVENLAAALDVAAAGGRLLADGRVVLVDDLMTTGASLAEAARALRAASALRFPGPLWLGAAVVAVPPLSFEMRRN; this is translated from the coding sequence ATGCGGGGATGGTGGCGGGAAATCTCCGGTCTGGTGCTGCCGGTCGCCTGCGGCGGCTGCGGCACTCCTCGTACGCCGTTGTGCGAGGAGTGCGCGTGGGCGCTGTACGGCAGCCTGGCGCGCAGGGCGAGGCCGGTGCCCGAGCCCCCGGGCCTGCCGGTGGTGCACGCCGCCGCTCCGTATGCCGATGCCGTGCGTGCCCTGCTGCTGGCGCACAAGGAGCGGGGAATGCTGGGGCTGGCCCGGCCGCTGGGTGTCGCGCTCGCCGGGGCGGTGCGGGGCTCGGCGTCGTCAACCGGCCGGGGGACTGGCCCGCTGCTCCTCGTACCGGTGCCGTCGGCGCGGCGTGCGGTGCGGGCGCGGGGGCACGATGCCGTGCGGCGTATGGCGCTGGCCGCCGCGGGCGAGCTGCGGCGGACGGGGACGGAGGCCAGGGTGCTCCCGGTGCTGCGCCAGCGGCGGGACGTGGCCGACCAAGCGGGTCTCACGGCCCGTATGCGGGTGGAAAATCTGGCGGCGGCCCTGGATGTCGCCGCCGCGGGGGGACGGCTTCTGGCAGACGGCAGGGTGGTCCTGGTGGACGACCTCATGACCACCGGGGCGTCGCTGGCCGAGGCGGCGCGGGCGCTCCGTGCGGCCTCCGCGCTGCGATTTCCCGGACCGCTGTGGCTTGGCGCCGCGGTGGTCGCCGTCCCGCCGCTGTCTTTCGAAATGCGTCGGAACTGA
- a CDS encoding response regulator transcription factor: MADSFGPVHSDTGDAGSTVAEGGAGHGDSRKEPIRVLVVDDHALFRRGLEIVLAQEEDIQVVGEAGDGAEAVDKAADLLPDIVLMDVRMPKRGGIEACTSIKEVAPSAKIIMLTISDEEADLYDAIKAGATGYLLKEISTDEVATAIRAVADGQSQISPSMASKLLTEFKSMIQRTDERRLVPAPRLTDRELEVLKLVATGMNNRDIAKELFISENTVKNHVRNILEKLQLHSRMEAVVYAMREKILEIR; encoded by the coding sequence ATGGCGGACAGCTTCGGGCCGGTTCATAGCGACACGGGCGACGCCGGCTCCACAGTCGCCGAAGGCGGCGCGGGACACGGTGACTCCCGCAAGGAGCCCATCAGGGTTCTTGTGGTCGACGATCACGCCCTGTTCCGGCGGGGACTGGAGATCGTCCTCGCGCAGGAGGAGGACATCCAGGTCGTGGGCGAGGCGGGCGACGGCGCCGAAGCGGTCGACAAGGCCGCCGATCTTCTTCCCGACATCGTGCTGATGGATGTGCGGATGCCCAAGCGCGGCGGCATCGAAGCGTGTACGTCCATCAAGGAGGTGGCTCCCAGTGCGAAGATCATCATGCTGACGATCAGCGACGAGGAGGCCGACCTCTACGACGCGATCAAGGCGGGCGCAACCGGCTATCTGCTCAAGGAAATCTCCACCGACGAGGTGGCCACGGCGATCCGCGCGGTGGCCGACGGGCAGTCGCAGATCAGCCCGTCCATGGCTTCCAAGCTGCTGACCGAGTTCAAGTCGATGATCCAGCGCACCGACGAGCGCAGGCTCGTGCCCGCGCCCCGGCTGACCGACCGGGAGCTGGAAGTGCTCAAGCTGGTCGCCACGGGGATGAACAACCGGGACATCGCCAAGGAGTTGTTCATCTCCGAGAACACGGTGAAGAACCACGTTCGCAACATCCTGGAGAAGCTGCAGCTGCACTCCAGGATGGAGGCCGTGGTCTACGCGATGCGGGAGAAGATCCTCGAGATTCGGTAG
- the mtrA gene encoding two-component system response regulator MtrA, with protein sequence MMSIMKGRVLVVDDDTALAEMLGIVLRGEGFEPSFVADGDKALAAFREAKPDLVLLDLMLPGRDGIEVCRLIRAESGVPIVMLTAKSDTVDVVVGLESGADDYIVKPFKPKELVARIRARLRRSEEPAPEQLTIGDLVIDVAGHSVKRDGQSIALTPLEFDLLVALARKPWQVFTREVLLEQVWGYRHAADTRLVNVHVQRLRSKVEKDPERPEIVVTVRGVGYKAGPS encoded by the coding sequence ATGATGTCGATTATGAAGGGACGAGTCCTTGTCGTCGACGACGACACCGCACTGGCCGAGATGCTCGGCATTGTGCTGCGTGGTGAAGGTTTCGAGCCGTCGTTCGTGGCGGACGGTGACAAGGCGCTTGCCGCTTTCCGTGAGGCCAAACCCGATCTTGTACTGCTGGATCTCATGCTTCCCGGACGGGACGGCATCGAGGTGTGCAGGCTGATCAGGGCGGAGTCCGGCGTGCCGATTGTGATGCTCACGGCCAAGAGCGACACCGTGGATGTGGTGGTGGGCCTGGAATCCGGGGCCGATGACTACATCGTCAAACCGTTCAAGCCGAAGGAGCTGGTCGCCCGGATCCGGGCGCGGCTGCGGAGGTCGGAGGAACCTGCGCCGGAGCAGCTGACGATCGGGGATCTGGTCATCGATGTGGCCGGACACTCCGTGAAGCGGGACGGGCAGTCGATCGCCCTGACTCCGCTCGAGTTCGATCTGCTGGTGGCACTCGCACGCAAGCCGTGGCAGGTGTTCACCCGCGAGGTGCTGCTGGAGCAGGTGTGGGGTTATCGCCACGCCGCCGACACCAGGCTGGTCAATGTGCACGTACAGCGGTTGCGTTCCAAGGTCGAGAAGGACCCTGAGCGTCCGGAGATCGTCGTGACCGTCCGTGGTGTCGGCTACAAGGCCGGGCCGAGCTGA
- a CDS encoding winged helix-turn-helix domain-containing protein, with translation MTPVPPPAAELSADEARRIALRAQGFLGAPDRRGGVRGVLRHLGAVQLDTISVLARSHELIPYARLGAVGRRTVEDAYWTEGHSFEYWSHAACILPVEEWPHFAFRRRAYRARPHWNHDLPEGAYDAVIKQLLAEGPLTATELGGAKNGGEWWDWSASKVAVERALMYGEVVCTERRGWKRVYDLAERAIPDDLLHDELDDPECLRRLVRLAGESLGVGTRADIADYHRLKGEQFDAVVADSGLVPVTVEGWPKSAWADPQALASEPRGRHRTTLLSPFDSLVWERARTERIFGFTHRLEAYVPKPKRVYGYFAMPLLSGGKLLGRVDPAREGTTLVARQVSLGSAKAVAPMAQALREAAQWVGCHAVRIERVDRAELTADLVKAVS, from the coding sequence ATGACCCCTGTGCCGCCGCCCGCCGCCGAACTGTCCGCCGACGAAGCACGCCGCATAGCCCTGCGCGCCCAGGGGTTTCTCGGCGCGCCCGACCGGCGCGGCGGGGTGCGGGGCGTGCTGCGTCATCTCGGCGCCGTCCAGCTGGACACGATCTCGGTGCTGGCGCGCTCGCACGAGCTGATTCCGTACGCGCGCCTCGGGGCTGTGGGCCGCAGGACGGTCGAGGATGCGTACTGGACCGAGGGCCACAGCTTCGAGTACTGGTCGCACGCCGCCTGCATTCTGCCCGTCGAGGAGTGGCCCCACTTCGCCTTCCGCCGCCGCGCCTACCGCGCCCGCCCGCACTGGAACCACGACCTCCCCGAGGGCGCCTACGACGCGGTGATCAAGCAGCTGCTCGCCGAAGGCCCGCTCACCGCGACGGAGTTGGGCGGCGCGAAGAACGGCGGCGAGTGGTGGGACTGGTCGGCCTCGAAAGTCGCCGTCGAGCGCGCGCTGATGTACGGCGAGGTGGTGTGCACCGAGCGGCGCGGCTGGAAGCGGGTGTACGACCTCGCCGAGCGGGCCATCCCCGATGATCTTCTGCACGACGAGCTGGACGACCCGGAATGCCTGCGCCGGCTCGTCCGCCTCGCGGGTGAGTCGCTCGGTGTCGGCACCCGCGCGGACATCGCGGACTACCACCGCCTCAAGGGCGAGCAGTTCGACGCCGTGGTGGCGGACTCGGGGCTGGTCCCGGTCACGGTCGAGGGCTGGCCCAAGTCCGCCTGGGCGGATCCGCAGGCGCTCGCCTCCGAGCCGCGCGGCCGGCATCGTACGACCCTGCTCTCACCGTTCGACTCGCTCGTCTGGGAACGGGCACGCACCGAGCGGATCTTCGGCTTCACGCACCGCCTTGAGGCGTATGTCCCCAAGCCGAAACGGGTGTACGGCTACTTCGCGATGCCGCTGCTGTCCGGCGGGAAGCTGCTGGGCCGTGTCGACCCGGCCCGCGAGGGCACGACGCTGGTGGCGCGCCAGGTGTCGCTGGGCAGCGCGAAGGCGGTGGCACCCATGGCCCAGGCGCTGCGCGAGGCCGCTCAGTGGGTCGGCTGCCATGCGGTACGCATCGAACGGGTAGACCGCGCCGAGCTGACCGCCGACCTGGTCAAGGCAGTCTCCTGA
- the hpf gene encoding ribosome hibernation-promoting factor, HPF/YfiA family — protein sequence MDIVVKGRKTEVPERFRKHVAEKLKLEKIQKLDGKVISLDVEVSKEHNPRQADRSDRVEITLHSRGPVIRAEAAAADPYAALDLATGKLEARLRKQHEKRYNRRGSGRISASEVADVVPGVAQLNANGRPLVEEAPPSIPTTRIGSLEIQGEGPLVVREKVHTAAPMTLDQALYEMELVGHDFYLFVDSETKQPSVVYRRHAYDYGVIHLETDPLAGSEAGGAGGALGG from the coding sequence GTGGACATCGTCGTCAAGGGCCGCAAGACCGAGGTGCCCGAGCGGTTCCGCAAGCACGTGGCCGAGAAGCTGAAGCTGGAGAAGATCCAGAAGCTCGACGGCAAGGTGATCAGCCTGGACGTCGAGGTGTCCAAGGAGCACAACCCGCGGCAGGCCGACCGTTCCGACCGTGTGGAGATCACGCTCCATTCCCGAGGCCCGGTGATCCGGGCGGAGGCCGCAGCCGCCGACCCGTACGCAGCGCTCGACCTCGCCACCGGCAAGCTTGAGGCCCGGCTGCGCAAGCAGCACGAGAAGCGCTACAACCGCCGTGGAAGTGGCCGGATTTCGGCCTCCGAGGTAGCCGATGTCGTCCCCGGCGTCGCCCAATTGAACGCCAACGGCCGGCCCCTCGTCGAAGAGGCGCCCCCATCCATTCCCACCACCAGGATCGGCTCGCTCGAAATCCAGGGCGAGGGACCGCTGGTGGTCCGCGAGAAGGTCCACACCGCAGCACCGATGACGCTCGACCAGGCCCTCTACGAGATGGAACTGGTCGGGCACGACTTCTACCTCTTTGTCGACTCCGAGACGAAGCAGCCCAGTGTCGTCTACCGACGGCACGCCTACGACTATGGCGTCATCCACCTGGAGACCGACCCGCTGGCCGGATCCGAGGCGGGCGGGGCCGGAGGTGCGCTCGGCGGATAG
- a CDS encoding LpqB family beta-propeller domain-containing protein, with protein sequence MGADPRRDSRRGALKVSALLGCSGVLLAGCASMPDSGDIHAVKASQRADSQVRVYAVPPRKGASPIEIVTGFLEAMTSDDTDFAIARTYLMPETSKKWRPDAGTTVLSAAPGSGQAITGGRENPGVDYPLLGTQIATVDPEHAYQAVTPSPYSETIHLTQQSGPDGKEWRIDKLPPGLVLGASDFRRNYISVNKYYFASGQASTMVADPVYIRQRLDPVTRMDPVTQSVKALLDGPTNWLKPVVESPFPTGTTLKKGTKSLAFDDRNALKVPLNEKASNVGRLQCSRMAAQILFTLKDLTSTRVEQVELQRADGSQLCVVNSSQAEGYAGGHVSGQSMNQYFVDSKNQLALLSGAAKDATEPENVLGPFGNGRLQMSMVGVARDERTAAAVAKDYSSLYVSSLMADSELGQPLVRSHGDSPANRLSAPSWDGRNDLWVADRDPRHPALLRLAQGAGAPQTVKIIPGLDGARIEAVRVSADGVRVALLLTKDDKTTLKIGRVERQGPKANPVVSVAELRPAAPQMETVTAVSWAGPSRLVVVGKESGGVQQVRYMQTDGSSSDTSVLPGLNRVKAVAASDDESSPLVAYSEDDGIVKLPPGANWQTLVKKGSSPVYPG encoded by the coding sequence GTGGGCGCTGACCCCCGACGCGACAGCCGCCGAGGCGCGCTCAAGGTTTCCGCCCTGCTGGGCTGCAGCGGTGTGCTCCTGGCGGGGTGCGCCTCGATGCCCGACAGCGGCGACATCCACGCGGTGAAGGCGTCCCAGCGTGCGGATTCGCAGGTGCGCGTGTACGCGGTGCCGCCGCGCAAGGGCGCCAGTCCGATCGAGATCGTCACTGGCTTCCTGGAGGCGATGACCAGCGACGATACGGACTTCGCCATCGCCCGGACGTATCTGATGCCGGAGACCTCCAAGAAGTGGCGGCCGGACGCGGGCACCACGGTGCTGTCGGCCGCGCCCGGCTCTGGGCAGGCGATAACCGGCGGCCGGGAGAATCCGGGAGTCGATTATCCGCTCCTGGGCACGCAGATCGCCACGGTGGACCCGGAGCATGCCTACCAGGCCGTCACGCCCAGCCCGTACAGCGAGACGATTCACCTGACCCAGCAGAGCGGTCCGGACGGCAAGGAGTGGCGGATCGACAAGCTGCCGCCGGGGCTGGTGCTCGGCGCGTCCGACTTCCGGCGCAACTACATCTCGGTGAACAAGTACTACTTCGCCTCGGGCCAGGCCTCCACGATGGTGGCCGACCCGGTCTACATCCGTCAGCGGCTCGACCCCGTGACCCGGATGGATCCGGTCACGCAGTCGGTCAAGGCGCTGCTCGACGGTCCGACGAACTGGCTGAAGCCTGTGGTCGAGTCGCCCTTCCCGACCGGCACGACGCTGAAGAAGGGCACCAAGTCGCTGGCGTTCGACGACCGGAACGCGCTGAAGGTGCCACTCAACGAGAAGGCGTCCAATGTGGGCCGCTTGCAGTGTTCGAGGATGGCGGCGCAGATTCTGTTCACGCTGAAGGATCTGACGTCCACCAGGGTCGAGCAGGTGGAGCTGCAGCGTGCGGACGGCTCGCAGCTGTGCGTGGTCAACAGCAGCCAGGCCGAGGGGTACGCAGGGGGCCACGTCTCGGGCCAGTCGATGAACCAGTACTTCGTCGACAGCAAGAACCAACTGGCGCTGCTGTCGGGCGCCGCCAAGGACGCAACCGAGCCGGAGAATGTGCTCGGTCCGTTCGGCAATGGCCGCCTGCAGATGAGCATGGTCGGGGTGGCTCGCGACGAGCGCACCGCGGCGGCCGTCGCGAAGGACTACAGCAGCCTGTACGTGTCGTCCCTCATGGCGGACAGCGAGCTCGGCCAGCCGCTGGTCCGCAGCCACGGCGACAGCCCCGCGAACCGGCTTTCGGCGCCCAGCTGGGACGGCCGGAACGATCTGTGGGTCGCCGATCGTGATCCTCGTCATCCGGCGCTGCTGCGCCTGGCGCAGGGCGCGGGTGCACCGCAGACCGTCAAGATCATCCCCGGGCTCGACGGCGCACGGATCGAGGCGGTCAGGGTCTCGGCCGACGGTGTGCGCGTCGCGCTGCTGCTGACCAAGGACGACAAGACGACGCTGAAGATCGGACGTGTCGAGCGCCAGGGCCCGAAAGCCAACCCCGTGGTGTCCGTCGCGGAACTGCGGCCCGCGGCGCCGCAGATGGAGACGGTGACGGCTGTTTCCTGGGCGGGACCCAGCAGGCTCGTGGTGGTCGGCAAGGAGTCCGGCGGAGTGCAGCAGGTGCGGTACATGCAGACGGACGGCTCGAGTTCGGACACGAGCGTCCTGCCGGGTCTGAACCGGGTCAAGGCTGTCGCCGCCTCCGACGACGAGAGCAGCCCGCTGGTGGCGTACTCGGAGGATGACGGCATCGTGAAGCTGCCGCCCGGCGCGAACTGGCAGACGCTCGTCAAGAAGGGCTCGTCGCCGGTCTACCCGGGGTAA